A window of the Emys orbicularis isolate rEmyOrb1 chromosome 1, rEmyOrb1.hap1, whole genome shotgun sequence genome harbors these coding sequences:
- the SMIM30 gene encoding small integral membrane protein 30, with product MAFLGNTSKLFLVLISLVLMLPVVEALDAGDAIALLLGIVLTIIGFCACLGLYARKRNGQL from the coding sequence ATGGCTTTTCTTGGGAACACCTCAAAACTCTTTTTGGTGCTCATTTCACTGGTGCTTATGCTGCCTGTGGTTGAAGCCCTGGATGCTGGAGATGCAATTGCTCTCTTGCTAGGCATAGTTCTCACTATCATTGGATTCTGTGCCTGTCTAGGCTTATATGCAAGGAAAAGAAATGGACAGTTATGA